A window of Burkholderiales bacterium genomic DNA:
CCGGGCAAGCAGCGCAGGGCTTGCACCAGGTCTTCCAGGCTGGAGACGGGTTTCATGGAAACAAGCGGAAACTGGAGGCGCGCGGCGGACGGAAAGCGCCCCGCCCAGCGAAAGGCAGGCCTTTCGCCGCGGGCGGCGGGGATTCAGAACAGCTTGAGCCCGGGGGGTAGGGCCATGCCGGCGGTCACGGCGCTCATGCGCTCCTGGATCGTGGCCTCCACCCGCCGCACCGCATCGTTGACCGCCGCCGCCACCAGGTCCTCCAGCATGTCCTTGTCCTCGCCGCCCAGCAGGCTGGGATCGATGACGACCCGCTTGACGTCGTGGCGGCAGGTCATCACCACCTTCACCATCCCGGCGCCGGCCTGGCCTTCCACCTCCAGGCTCGCCAGCTCTTCCTGGACGCGCTTCAGGTTTTCCTGCATCTGCTGGGCCTGTTTCATGAGCCCGGCGATTCCGCCTTTCATCGGTATGCTCCCGCGTGTGGCTTCAGTTGAGCGGCTTGATGGAGGAATCGACCAGTCGCGCGTCGAAGTTCTCGATCAGCTCGCGCACGAAGGGGTCCTTTTCGATCGCCTCGATGGCCTTCCGCTGGCGCTCGCGCCGCTCCCGGTTGGCCATTTCGGCCGGGGAGAGGCCGGCACCGGCGCCGCAAGTGAATTTTACCTTGAGCGGCCGCCCGAAGTGCCGGCGCACGGCCTCCGCCACCCGCTCCTCGTAGCGCTTGTCCAGGAGGTAGCGGTGGGCCTCCGGCAGGCGAAGGCGAGAGCTCCTGGTCGTTCAGACCCGCCAGCTCGCAATGCTCGGCGAGCTGCTTCGCCATGCCCGAAAGCCCGAGGCTCGCCACGAGGGCCGGCCAGTCCACCTCCGTCCGGTACGCCGCCCGGCTGGACGCGGCCGCCGGGGCGGGAGCCTCCCCGGCGGCCGGCGGGAGGGAACGGGCCGGAGGAGTCTCCTCCCCCTGGGGCGCGAAGGCCAGCATGCGCAGCAGCGTCATGGTGAACCCGGCGTACTCGTCCGGGGCGAGATCGAGCTCGCTGCGGCCGTGGATGGCGATCTGGTAGTAGAGCTGCACCTCCTCCGGGTCGAGGAGGCGCGCCAGGGTCAGCACCTGCTCCCGGTCCGGAACCTCCTCGCCCAAGGCCCCCGGGGCGGCCTGGGCCAGGGCCACCTGGGTCAGCAGGGCGGCCAGGTCTTGGAGCGCTCCCTCGAAGGAAGCGCCGGCGGCCTCCATTTCGTCGGCGATGGCCTTCAGCCGGGCGCCGTCGCCCGCCTTCACCGCCGCCAGGATGGCGCCGAGGCCGCCCCCCGCCACCGTGCCCAGCATGGCTCGCACCGAGGCCTCCTGCACCCGGCCGCCCCCATGGGCGATCGCCTGGTCGAGGAGGCTCAAGCCGTCCCTCAGGCTCCCCTGGGCCGCCCGCGCCAGGAGCTGCACCGCGGCGGGCTCAAAGGGGATTCCCTCCGCCTCCAGCACCTGGCGCAGCCGCCCGGCCACCTGGGGGGCCGGGATGCGCTTCAGGTTGAACTGGAGGCAGCGGGACAGCACCGTGACCGGGATCTTCTGGGGGTCGGTGGTGGCCAGCACGAACTTGACGTGCTCCGGCG
This region includes:
- a CDS encoding nucleoid-associated protein → MKGGIAGLMKQAQQMQENLKRVQEELASLEVEGQAGAGMVKVVMTCRHDVKRVVIDPSLLGGEDKDMLEDLVAAAVNDAVRRVEATIQERMSAVTAGMALPPGLKLF